In Rhodopirellula islandica, a single window of DNA contains:
- the nagB gene encoding glucosamine-6-phosphate deaminase: MNQRNIMSGTDAIQLVPQSSKQKIAYRVYPESTDASAAIAREIADLIRARAADSRVAVLGLVAGSSPVNVYAELVRLHRDEQLSFANVVTFNLDEYYPMAPDCLQSHARFMHEHLFDHVDIRPENIHLPDGTQPVESISDNCRDYERQMADAGGVDIQLLGIGRTGHIGFNEPGSGTESRTRMITLDGMTRIDSASHFFGVENVPRRAITMGVGTILQARKIFLLAFGEGKSSIIARTIEGELAPTVPATSLQEHPDAELILDHAAAAKLAVIQSPWLVEHVTWDDTMVRRAVIDLSQKLQKPVLMLVDGDYNENGLQDLLAEYGSAYEINLRVFRHLQSTITGWPAGKPNQPDVVFPKRIVLFSPHPDDDVISMGGTLTRLADQGHEVHVAYQTSGNIAVFDGDAIRFAKFAREFCKEFGLLTPPVVDLTERMIEFLKKKDAGEVDIPEMQRLKGLIRRGEAEEGAIVCGVPAERLHFLELPFYETGVVRKKPISDEDIQITVQLLREVKPHQIYAAGDLSDPHGTHRTCLDILLAAVERCRDDDWMKECVVWLYRGAWQEWAPHEIEMAVPLSPQEVDRKRTAIFKHESQKDRALFPGADAREFWQRAEARNASTARTYDQLGLAQYQAIEGFVQYKPRP; this comes from the coding sequence ATGAACCAGAGAAACATCATGTCTGGAACGGACGCCATCCAACTTGTCCCGCAATCGTCCAAGCAAAAGATTGCTTACCGAGTCTATCCCGAGTCCACCGACGCGAGCGCCGCGATCGCTCGAGAAATAGCCGACCTCATCCGTGCGCGAGCCGCGGATTCGCGAGTGGCCGTCCTGGGGCTCGTCGCGGGATCATCCCCGGTCAACGTGTACGCGGAACTTGTTCGGTTGCATCGTGACGAACAGCTTTCGTTCGCCAACGTCGTCACTTTCAACTTGGACGAATACTACCCCATGGCTCCGGATTGTTTGCAGAGTCATGCGAGGTTCATGCACGAGCATCTGTTCGATCACGTTGATATTCGACCCGAGAACATTCATCTTCCTGATGGAACGCAGCCCGTCGAAAGCATCTCGGACAATTGCCGCGACTACGAGCGACAGATGGCGGACGCGGGTGGAGTGGACATCCAATTGCTCGGGATCGGGCGAACCGGACACATCGGGTTCAATGAACCCGGGTCGGGTACCGAATCCCGAACGCGAATGATCACCCTCGATGGGATGACTCGAATCGACTCAGCCAGCCACTTCTTTGGTGTTGAAAACGTCCCGCGACGAGCGATCACGATGGGTGTCGGCACCATCCTCCAGGCTCGTAAAATTTTCTTGCTTGCTTTCGGCGAAGGCAAATCATCGATCATCGCGCGAACCATCGAAGGTGAGCTCGCGCCCACGGTCCCCGCCACCTCTTTGCAAGAACATCCCGATGCCGAGTTGATCCTGGATCACGCCGCGGCCGCCAAGCTGGCCGTGATCCAATCACCCTGGTTGGTCGAGCACGTGACCTGGGACGACACCATGGTTCGTCGCGCCGTCATCGACCTGTCGCAGAAACTGCAAAAGCCCGTGTTGATGCTGGTGGATGGTGACTACAACGAAAACGGTCTTCAAGACCTATTGGCGGAATACGGTTCTGCCTATGAAATCAACTTGCGAGTCTTTCGGCATCTTCAAAGCACGATCACGGGTTGGCCCGCCGGGAAACCCAACCAGCCCGATGTTGTGTTCCCCAAACGCATCGTGCTGTTTTCACCGCACCCCGATGACGACGTCATCTCGATGGGAGGAACCCTGACACGGCTGGCCGACCAAGGCCATGAGGTGCACGTGGCCTATCAAACGTCCGGCAACATTGCCGTGTTTGATGGAGATGCCATTCGCTTTGCCAAATTCGCACGCGAGTTTTGCAAGGAGTTTGGGCTGCTGACGCCTCCTGTGGTCGACCTGACCGAACGCATGATCGAGTTCTTGAAAAAGAAAGACGCGGGCGAAGTGGACATCCCCGAAATGCAACGCCTCAAAGGTTTGATCCGCCGCGGCGAAGCAGAAGAGGGCGCTATCGTGTGCGGTGTCCCCGCCGAGCGTCTGCATTTCTTGGAGCTGCCTTTCTATGAGACTGGTGTCGTCCGCAAGAAACCCATCAGTGACGAAGACATTCAGATCACGGTCCAGCTTCTGCGAGAGGTCAAACCGCATCAAATTTATGCGGCGGGTGACCTCAGCGACCCACACGGAACTCACCGAACTTGCCTCGACATTCTCTTGGCGGCGGTGGAACGATGCCGAGACGATGACTGGATGAAAGAATGTGTGGTGTGGTTGTATCGCGGAGCCTGGCAAGAATGGGCGCCGCATGAGATTGAGATGGCGGTTCCGCTGAGTCCACAAGAAGTCGACCGCAAACGAACCGCCATCTTCAAGCACGAATCACAAAAAGACCGGGCGCTCTTTCCAGGAGCCGACGCCCGCGAATTTTGGCAGCGAGCCGAAGCCCGCAACGCCTCCACCGCGCGAACCTACGACCAACTCGGGCTGGCACAATACCAAGCCATCGAAGGCTTCGTGCAATACAAACCCCGTCCGTAG
- a CDS encoding ROK family protein, producing the protein MNFSSTEQSSQNSEQAKQASWVLGIDLGGTTIKFGLFRGPQLIWRNHIRTDDYESPEAAFESCRDSVQRTLEESSQSLDDLQAIGLAMAGVLDPKAEELAETANLHRWHQLNFRQQLSSVFQKPVFLLNDADAAALAESAHGLCRADSLVLMTLGTGVGGGVILDGRPVRGANGCGGEIGHATIEFGDAARQCGCGFPGHLEAYAGAGGVIQTAIETLARSSDPSALRKLDPITPLSIANAAADGDAIAMDVIHQTGVLIGRAIAMLAHVVDPDVVLLGGAMTFGGPGTDTGKRFLQSIREECYPRTLVQISSHLKIEFATLGNDAGIVGAAHYARLANEARQALNA; encoded by the coding sequence ATGAATTTCTCCTCCACCGAACAGTCGTCTCAGAACAGTGAGCAAGCCAAGCAGGCTTCGTGGGTTCTCGGGATCGATCTGGGCGGCACCACGATCAAGTTTGGCCTGTTTCGCGGTCCCCAGCTGATTTGGCGCAACCACATCCGCACCGACGACTATGAATCGCCTGAGGCTGCCTTCGAATCTTGCCGTGACAGTGTGCAGCGAACGCTGGAGGAGTCGTCGCAGTCGCTCGATGACCTGCAAGCGATTGGGTTGGCAATGGCGGGGGTGCTGGACCCCAAGGCAGAAGAACTCGCCGAGACCGCCAACCTCCATCGTTGGCATCAATTGAACTTTCGCCAACAGCTCTCCAGCGTCTTTCAAAAGCCGGTCTTCCTGCTGAACGATGCCGATGCCGCCGCGCTGGCTGAGTCGGCACACGGCCTGTGCCGTGCGGATTCATTGGTGCTGATGACACTCGGCACCGGTGTCGGTGGAGGAGTCATTCTGGATGGGCGGCCTGTCCGCGGTGCCAACGGTTGTGGCGGCGAGATCGGCCATGCCACGATCGAATTCGGCGACGCGGCTCGCCAGTGCGGGTGCGGGTTCCCAGGGCATCTCGAAGCCTACGCGGGGGCGGGCGGCGTCATCCAAACCGCAATCGAAACTTTGGCTCGGTCGAGCGATCCAAGCGCACTGCGAAAGTTGGATCCAATCACTCCGCTGTCGATCGCCAACGCGGCGGCTGACGGCGATGCCATTGCGATGGATGTCATTCACCAAACCGGAGTCTTGATTGGACGAGCCATTGCCATGCTCGCTCACGTGGTCGACCCCGATGTCGTTTTGCTCGGCGGCGCAATGACCTTCGGTGGCCCCGGTACCGACACCGGGAAACGGTTCTTGCAATCCATCCGTGAGGAATGCTATCCGCGAACACTCGTCCAGATCAGTTCCCATCTGAAGATTGAATTTGCAACGCTGGGCAATGATGCTGGGATCGTTGGTGCCGCACACTACGCTCGCCTCGCCAACGAAGCCCGGCAAGCTTTGAATGCATAG
- a CDS encoding alpha/beta hydrolase, with the protein MHEPEVLTGTNVSNVHHPSITPYLPAKDKATGTAILIAPGGGHSKLCLGHEGDSLAQWLADHGVAAFVMRYRLCREPDSEYTLDGHAMDDTRRAIRMIRSHAEAWNVTPDRIGILGFSAGGELAAYSAMNPLPGDLQSEDPIERVSSRPDFQGLIYPGKSSTFTVSPGMPPAFIAFGYHDREDIAYGMAKVYLKYKEAEVPCEMHVYSEAGHGFGFRANSQTAAGRWPERMLEWLIDRKLLSESPAATD; encoded by the coding sequence ATGCACGAACCCGAAGTCTTGACCGGGACAAATGTGTCCAACGTGCATCATCCGTCGATCACGCCCTACTTGCCAGCGAAAGACAAGGCCACCGGAACGGCGATCCTGATTGCACCGGGTGGAGGCCACAGCAAACTCTGCCTGGGACACGAGGGCGATTCGCTGGCACAGTGGTTGGCCGACCATGGCGTGGCTGCGTTTGTGATGCGTTATCGACTGTGTCGGGAACCCGATTCGGAGTACACCCTCGATGGGCATGCGATGGATGACACTCGGCGAGCCATTCGCATGATTCGTTCCCATGCCGAGGCTTGGAACGTGACGCCCGATCGCATTGGCATCCTCGGGTTTTCGGCAGGCGGTGAACTGGCGGCTTACTCTGCGATGAATCCACTGCCAGGTGACCTTCAATCCGAGGACCCCATTGAGCGAGTGAGCAGCCGGCCCGATTTCCAAGGTTTGATCTATCCGGGAAAGTCCAGCACCTTCACCGTTTCGCCAGGCATGCCTCCGGCCTTCATTGCCTTTGGGTACCACGATCGAGAAGACATCGCGTACGGGATGGCCAAGGTCTACTTGAAGTACAAGGAAGCAGAAGTACCTTGCGAGATGCATGTGTACAGCGAAGCGGGACACGGTTTCGGGTTTCGAGCCAACAGTCAGACGGCGGCAGGACGTTGGCCAGAACGCATGTTGGAATGGCTGATCGATCGGAAGTTGCTGTCCGAGAGTCCGGCTGCAACGGACTGA
- a CDS encoding AraC family transcriptional regulator, whose product MEQFQEPEFVSKQTVEASHFYLDLDPDRSSRFTVVCGGMERTSLDYVIERSNFPFWGLEFVEQGEGKLQLENEWFDLKRGTVFAYGPGVRHRIENRSKSGMRKYYLDMYGTDARSLLLEANLLRGRPLQVRNVKELTDLFSIISTEGKDDQFRSRDIVSLMTRAMIIKIAQRKSTVISDSPKAFEVYEDIRQYMEDNFHDLTSIGQVAEQCGYTTVYVSRLFKRFASRGAYQYLLRLRMNYAAELLFTQGMKVRDVAEKLQFADAFQFSRAFKRVYGVPPSQMKRSS is encoded by the coding sequence ATGGAACAATTTCAAGAGCCAGAGTTTGTCTCGAAGCAGACGGTCGAGGCTTCGCATTTTTATCTGGACCTTGATCCGGACCGCTCCAGTCGGTTCACGGTCGTCTGTGGCGGGATGGAGCGGACGTCGCTGGACTACGTGATCGAACGGAGCAACTTTCCTTTCTGGGGACTTGAATTCGTTGAACAAGGCGAAGGCAAGCTGCAGCTCGAAAATGAATGGTTTGACCTCAAGCGGGGAACCGTCTTTGCCTATGGCCCCGGGGTCCGCCACCGAATCGAAAACCGTTCCAAGAGCGGCATGCGCAAGTACTACTTGGACATGTACGGGACGGATGCGAGAAGCCTGCTGCTGGAGGCCAACTTGCTGCGTGGGCGTCCTCTTCAAGTCCGAAATGTGAAGGAATTGACGGACCTGTTCTCCATCATTTCCACGGAAGGAAAGGACGACCAGTTTCGATCGCGCGACATCGTGTCGTTGATGACGCGAGCCATGATCATCAAAATCGCGCAACGCAAATCCACGGTCATCAGCGACTCACCCAAGGCATTTGAGGTCTACGAAGACATCCGCCAATACATGGAGGATAACTTCCACGACTTGACATCCATTGGGCAGGTCGCCGAGCAGTGTGGCTACACCACGGTTTATGTTTCGCGATTGTTCAAACGGTTTGCCTCGCGTGGCGCGTATCAGTACCTGCTGCGATTGCGAATGAACTACGCCGCCGAATTGCTCTTCACCCAAGGAATGAAGGTTCGCGATGTTGCCGAGAAGCTTCAGTTCGCCGACGCGTTCCAGTTCTCGCGCGCGTTCAAACGCGTCTACGGTGTGCCACCCAGCCAAATGAAACGATCCAGCTGA
- a CDS encoding DUF1559 domain-containing protein, which translates to MLKSPPQRSGFTLVELLVVIAIIGVLVGLLLPAVQAAREAARRMSCSNNFKQIGLAIHNYHSAYNQLPIHGGGTNDPYSANIWRPSEVSNNGRLSWLVGLTPFIEQQGLWEMISNPLNEDSRGAIPPAASGNGGVSGGATRNGGPFSSMGPTPDEILYTPWVTQMPTFRCPSDPGVGLPSLGRTNYAANLGDSAERAHQGDWNNSAPIGYGNINTTLATEIQGAGRGFFTVHKSRRFRDVLDGLSNTVAAGEIATDLGDKDVRTSPLSRGWSFVRQYPPSDCNNLVDPTRPQFWDASQNTVGGVNGRGFRWAEHLPNFSGFFTAQPPNSPICNEQNAGNSGWYSASSRHQGGVHVLMGDGAVKFMTDSIDAGNQNHLSVNAYRTPGAKSPYGVWGALGTRAAKEVIEEAF; encoded by the coding sequence ATGCTCAAGTCCCCCCCGCAACGCTCGGGCTTCACGCTCGTCGAGCTGCTGGTCGTGATTGCGATCATTGGTGTTTTGGTTGGATTGTTGTTGCCTGCGGTACAAGCCGCTCGTGAAGCTGCGCGCAGAATGAGTTGCAGCAACAATTTCAAACAAATCGGCCTCGCGATCCACAACTACCACAGTGCCTACAACCAGTTGCCGATTCATGGCGGCGGCACCAACGACCCGTACTCCGCCAACATTTGGCGTCCATCAGAGGTGTCGAATAACGGGCGTCTGAGCTGGTTGGTCGGGTTGACCCCCTTCATCGAACAACAGGGTTTATGGGAAATGATTTCCAACCCGCTGAACGAAGATTCGCGTGGCGCCATTCCACCGGCAGCCAGCGGAAATGGCGGTGTCAGCGGCGGCGCAACTCGCAACGGCGGCCCTTTCAGTTCCATGGGACCAACGCCGGACGAGATTCTCTACACGCCATGGGTCACTCAAATGCCAACGTTCCGTTGCCCGAGCGATCCAGGTGTTGGGCTGCCTTCGCTTGGCCGGACGAACTACGCCGCCAACTTGGGTGACTCGGCAGAGCGTGCCCATCAAGGCGACTGGAACAACAGCGCACCGATTGGCTATGGCAACATCAACACGACTCTGGCCACTGAAATCCAAGGTGCCGGCCGAGGATTCTTCACTGTCCACAAAAGCCGTCGTTTCCGTGACGTGTTGGACGGTCTGTCGAACACGGTTGCTGCAGGTGAGATTGCGACGGACTTGGGTGACAAAGACGTTCGCACATCACCACTGAGTCGAGGTTGGTCATTCGTTCGCCAGTACCCACCGAGCGATTGCAACAACTTGGTCGATCCCACTCGCCCTCAATTCTGGGATGCGTCGCAGAACACGGTTGGTGGTGTCAACGGACGCGGATTCCGTTGGGCGGAACACTTGCCCAACTTCAGCGGATTCTTCACCGCACAACCGCCGAACAGCCCCATCTGCAACGAGCAGAATGCAGGCAATTCCGGTTGGTACTCCGCGTCGAGTCGTCACCAAGGTGGCGTCCACGTGTTGATGGGGGACGGAGCTGTGAAATTCATGACCGACTCGATCGACGCGGGCAACCAGAATCACCTGAGCGTCAACGCTTATCGTACCCCTGGTGCAAAAAGCCCTTACGGAGTCTGGGGTGCCTTGGGAACGCGTGCCGCAAAGGAAGTCATCGAAGAGGCATTCTGA
- a CDS encoding metallophosphoesterase family protein, producing the protein MLNPHDIGRRTFLRDGSLVLAATAITPSLLIKNPSFADDSAKAVRVGMVTDLHYADKSPAGSRHYRESIGKLETASEQFARDQPDFLVELGDFIDAADSVEVEQRYLKTINKEFAAITDDRHYVLGNHCVDTLTKEEFLAGVEKEDSYYSFDRQGIHFIVLDSCFRSDGESYGRRNFQWTDANVSAEELEWLRGDLKSNPKPTVVFAHQRLDVSNYHGVKNNAEVRKAFEESGNVLAVFQGHSHQNDLKDIGGIHYCTLAAMVEGSGPESNGYSLMDIHPDGTIQIKGFVRQASYQWT; encoded by the coding sequence ATGCTCAATCCGCACGACATTGGCCGAAGAACTTTCCTCCGAGATGGCTCGTTGGTCCTGGCGGCGACCGCCATCACACCGTCTCTGTTGATCAAGAACCCATCATTCGCGGACGACTCAGCCAAGGCAGTGCGTGTGGGGATGGTCACCGATTTGCACTACGCGGACAAGTCTCCCGCCGGCTCACGTCATTACCGCGAATCGATTGGCAAACTGGAAACCGCCAGCGAACAATTTGCGCGCGACCAACCTGATTTTCTGGTCGAGTTGGGAGACTTCATCGACGCAGCGGATTCTGTCGAGGTCGAGCAACGGTACCTCAAAACCATCAACAAAGAATTCGCTGCGATTACCGACGACCGACACTATGTGCTTGGCAATCATTGCGTCGACACGTTGACTAAAGAAGAGTTCTTGGCCGGAGTCGAAAAGGAAGACTCGTACTATTCGTTCGACCGCCAGGGCATTCACTTCATCGTCTTGGATTCGTGCTTCCGAAGTGATGGGGAGTCTTACGGACGCCGGAATTTCCAATGGACCGATGCGAATGTCTCGGCGGAAGAGTTGGAGTGGTTGCGTGGCGATTTGAAGTCCAACCCAAAGCCGACGGTTGTCTTTGCCCATCAACGTCTCGATGTCAGCAACTATCATGGCGTCAAGAACAACGCGGAGGTTCGAAAGGCGTTCGAAGAATCAGGCAACGTGCTAGCTGTTTTTCAAGGGCACAGCCACCAGAATGACTTGAAGGACATTGGTGGGATTCACTACTGCACCTTGGCTGCCATGGTCGAAGGATCCGGACCAGAAAGCAACGGCTACTCTCTCATGGACATTCATCCGGACGGCACCATCCAGATCAAAGGCTTCGTGCGTCAAGCTAGCTATCAGTGGACATAG
- a CDS encoding ArsR/SmtB family transcription factor, translated as MKLKDDPTAEDFAKLAWAIAHPARVQIVRFLIGREACMCGEIVNQLPLAQSTVSQHLKILKEAGLIQGEVDGPKVCYCINEERLQQLKTFVVAL; from the coding sequence GTGAAATTGAAAGACGATCCCACGGCAGAGGACTTTGCCAAACTCGCCTGGGCGATTGCGCATCCGGCGCGTGTGCAAATCGTGCGTTTCTTGATCGGTCGCGAAGCCTGCATGTGTGGTGAGATCGTCAATCAGTTGCCGTTGGCTCAATCCACCGTGTCTCAGCACCTCAAGATCTTGAAGGAAGCGGGATTGATCCAAGGGGAAGTGGACGGGCCCAAGGTCTGTTACTGCATCAACGAAGAACGGCTGCAGCAGCTCAAGACGTTCGTGGTCGCTTTGTAA
- a CDS encoding putative sensor domain DACNV-containing protein yields MVAVLDILNVGAHAHGCHSDENALSGTANSMDQFSSYPAEMASVLSKQWESRGFPSDLLPPNASLVSLLDVCYQASLLREEDSPVRCRVIYASRTHLQSVTTEQPRPHVLSFSEPATLSPHNLRKLYAAADFYRAALAVTTDDDGTLVIWGLVVTGTEWVNRVEGSRFDGVSLPPNLVVHAIRPGHLVASSGYLRVLETNQGQLLIDGFDPFRSTWISSRFANVREELLRRVPDEQVSEAGETRVCESFVRDLAQSVVRRVLRLVRNRRHGGLMVVLPNGAHDDGTCEQWLRFRVQFQSDDSTLLYREMMQRLMARALAVATTRQLAVLTWSDYQQFRDAELRRLDDQLIDFSHFLADMMTVDGALILDHSFRLIGFGGEILGDTPVQNIHRATDIEGHQTVVEPADSAGTRHRSAYRLINGLNRAIAVVVSQDGDVRFVAHHNGQLTYWPYLP; encoded by the coding sequence ATGGTTGCCGTTTTGGACATTCTCAACGTTGGCGCGCACGCGCATGGATGCCATTCAGATGAAAATGCCTTGTCGGGGACTGCGAACAGCATGGATCAGTTTTCTTCTTACCCCGCTGAAATGGCATCGGTGCTCTCAAAGCAATGGGAATCGCGAGGTTTCCCCTCGGATTTGCTCCCGCCGAACGCGTCCTTGGTTTCGCTCCTGGACGTTTGCTACCAGGCCAGCTTGTTGCGGGAAGAGGACTCGCCCGTTCGTTGTCGGGTGATCTACGCCAGTCGCACGCATTTGCAGTCCGTCACGACGGAACAACCGCGACCGCACGTCTTGTCGTTTTCTGAGCCTGCGACGCTCAGCCCGCATAATTTGAGGAAACTCTACGCGGCAGCGGACTTCTATCGCGCCGCCTTGGCAGTCACCACCGATGATGACGGAACCCTGGTGATCTGGGGGTTGGTGGTCACTGGGACGGAATGGGTCAATCGCGTCGAAGGCAGCCGGTTCGATGGTGTTTCCTTGCCGCCCAACTTGGTCGTTCATGCGATTCGACCGGGGCACCTGGTGGCCTCGTCAGGTTACCTGCGTGTTCTGGAAACCAACCAGGGCCAATTGTTGATTGACGGGTTTGATCCCTTTCGGTCGACCTGGATCTCAAGCCGGTTTGCGAACGTCCGAGAAGAACTCCTACGCCGCGTTCCTGACGAGCAAGTGAGTGAGGCAGGCGAAACCAGAGTCTGCGAATCATTCGTGCGTGACCTCGCTCAAAGTGTGGTGCGGCGGGTGCTTCGGCTGGTTCGCAACCGTCGCCATGGTGGTTTGATGGTCGTGTTGCCAAACGGGGCGCACGACGATGGAACCTGTGAACAATGGTTGCGGTTCCGTGTGCAATTTCAGTCCGATGATTCGACCCTGCTCTATCGCGAGATGATGCAGCGTTTGATGGCTCGGGCATTGGCGGTCGCCACGACGCGGCAGTTGGCCGTTTTGACCTGGAGTGACTATCAGCAATTTCGCGACGCAGAGTTGCGACGCTTGGATGATCAGTTGATCGATTTCAGCCACTTTCTCGCGGACATGATGACGGTCGATGGTGCCTTGATTCTTGATCACAGCTTTCGATTGATTGGCTTTGGTGGCGAGATTTTGGGCGACACACCGGTCCAAAACATTCATCGTGCCACCGACATTGAGGGCCACCAAACCGTGGTGGAACCAGCCGATTCGGCGGGGACTCGGCATCGGTCTGCCTACCGATTGATCAACGGATTGAACCGTGCGATCGCGGTCGTGGTCTCGCAGGATGGCGACGTCCGTTTTGTGGCTCATCACAACGGGCAGCTGACTTACTGGCCGTACCTTCCGTGA
- a CDS encoding NAD-dependent epimerase/dehydratase family protein produces the protein MRILFTGGSGKAGRHVVTHLADQGHTVMNLDLVPANIDGVWDMTVDLTDAGQVFSAMSGIVGFDDLDAGDSAPKFDAVVHFAAVPRIQLRPDPECFRVNTASTYNVLEAAVKLGIPKILMASSETTYGVCFAHGEVKPEYIPVDEQHPTVPHDAYAMSKVCNEACGRSFHARSGTDIYALRINNVIEPHEYASLVPQWSGDPACRRRNLFAYIDTRDLSHFVDCALSTDGLGYQVFNVANEDSSVGISSSDVIRQFYPGVPQRRELGEFETFYSIDKAKQWLGFSPPSRWRDE, from the coding sequence GTGCGAATCCTATTCACAGGTGGTTCAGGCAAAGCGGGGCGTCACGTTGTGACTCACCTTGCTGATCAAGGTCACACGGTGATGAATCTGGACCTCGTGCCCGCAAACATCGATGGCGTCTGGGACATGACGGTTGATCTCACGGATGCTGGACAAGTCTTTTCGGCGATGTCTGGGATCGTTGGTTTCGATGACTTGGACGCGGGCGACTCTGCACCGAAATTTGATGCTGTGGTTCACTTTGCAGCGGTGCCTCGCATTCAGTTACGGCCCGATCCGGAGTGTTTCCGTGTCAACACAGCGTCGACCTACAACGTCTTGGAGGCCGCGGTGAAGCTCGGCATTCCCAAGATCCTGATGGCTTCGTCGGAGACCACCTATGGGGTTTGCTTTGCTCACGGGGAAGTCAAACCGGAGTACATCCCCGTTGATGAACAGCATCCCACGGTCCCGCACGACGCCTACGCGATGTCGAAGGTCTGCAACGAGGCCTGCGGACGCAGTTTTCATGCTCGGTCAGGCACCGACATCTACGCCCTACGAATCAACAACGTGATCGAGCCTCACGAGTACGCGAGCCTGGTCCCGCAATGGAGCGGCGATCCGGCGTGCCGGCGTCGCAACCTCTTCGCTTACATCGACACTCGTGATCTGAGTCACTTCGTGGACTGTGCGCTCTCCACCGATGGACTCGGCTACCAAGTGTTCAACGTTGCCAACGAAGATTCGTCGGTTGGGATCTCGAGCTCCGATGTGATCAGGCAGTTTTATCCCGGCGTCCCCCAACGACGTGAGTTGGGCGAATTCGAGACGTTCTATTCCATCGACAAGGCAAAGCAATGGCTCGGGTTCTCGCCGCCGTCGCGATGGAGAGACGAGTGA